One segment of Desulfobacterales bacterium DNA contains the following:
- a CDS encoding respiratory nitrate reductase subunit gamma: MIYLICYAAIIVFAAAIVYRIMDYVKKPLHVRWELYPVAHEAEKAEYGGGYLEETDWWKKPRKKSLIGELKVMIPEILLLKAVWEHNRSLWYLTYPFHLGLYLIAGFIGLLSIGAVSNILNISIWMPIAALTNLLGPVGFVLCIYGACALFYRRLKDPVLRNYSSYEHFFNLGLFAVTMVVAILTWLFVDPNFNMARAFTVNLITFNFGSMSSSLFNLQVVMGFIVMAYIPLTHMSHFFMKYFLYHDIRWGDEPTIDNPATDAKIGIVLNYPIKWSASHIAGHGKNTWAEVATFNPAQEPPTAKE; encoded by the coding sequence ATGATTTATTTAATTTGTTACGCTGCAATAATAGTATTTGCAGCCGCTATTGTATATCGAATTATGGACTATGTAAAAAAACCCCTTCACGTAAGATGGGAGCTTTATCCAGTAGCTCATGAAGCCGAAAAAGCTGAATACGGCGGAGGATATCTTGAAGAAACTGACTGGTGGAAAAAACCAAGAAAAAAATCATTAATCGGCGAATTAAAAGTAATGATTCCAGAAATTTTACTTTTAAAAGCTGTATGGGAACATAATCGTTCATTATGGTATTTGACATACCCATTTCATCTTGGTTTATATTTAATTGCAGGATTTATAGGACTTCTTTCTATTGGAGCTGTAAGCAATATTTTAAATATTTCTATATGGATGCCTATTGCTGCATTAACAAACTTACTAGGCCCAGTAGGTTTTGTATTATGTATTTACGGAGCATGCGCTCTTTTTTATCGAAGACTTAAAGACCCAGTTTTAAGAAACTATTCCTCCTACGAGCATTTTTTTAATCTTGGGCTGTTTGCTGTAACAATGGTTGTAGCTATTTTAACTTGGCTTTTTGTTGACCCTAACTTCAATATGGCCAGAGCATTCACTGTAAATTTAATTACATTTAATTTTGGTTCCATGAGCAGCTCTTTATTTAACCTTCAAGTAGTAATGGGATTTATAGTTATGGCGTATATTCCTTTAACTCACATGTCCCATTTTTTTATGAAATATTTTTTATATCATGACATACGTTGGGGAGATGAGCCTACTATAGATAATCCGGCAACCGATGCAAAAATCGGTATAGTTCTTAATTATCCTATTAAATGGTCAGCATCGCATATCGCAGGTCATGGAAAAAATACATGGGCTGAAGTAGCTACTTTTAATCCGGCTCAAGAGCCACCAACAGCAAAGGAGTAA
- a CDS encoding response regulator has protein sequence MSEKKKILVVDDEQDVLTYLTTLFEDNGYETVTAMNGIQAFELAKSEKPDIITLDMTMPDQSGVRTYRYYKEDPELKNIPVIIITAMGDTMHTFLHKLKGFADPEGFMAKPIDPKALLDMISKYLSA, from the coding sequence ATGAGTGAAAAGAAAAAAATTTTAGTAGTAGATGATGAGCAGGATGTTTTAACTTATTTAACAACTCTTTTTGAAGACAATGGCTATGAAACAGTAACCGCTATGAACGGAATTCAAGCGTTTGAGTTAGCCAAATCTGAAAAACCAGACATTATAACTTTAGATATGACTATGCCAGATCAATCTGGAGTTAGAACTTACAGGTATTATAAAGAAGACCCTGAATTAAAAAATATACCTGTAATTATTATTACTGCGATGGGTGATACAATGCATACTTTTCTGCATAAATTAAAGGGATTTGCTGACCCTGAAGGCTTTATGGCTAAACCTATAGATCCTAAAGCTCTGTTGGACATGATTAGTAAATATTTATCCGCTTAA
- a CDS encoding sigma 54-interacting transcriptional regulator codes for MPPHIHWDVPDPKNNLNNLATIDLLKKTRDSLKKEVETLINSKILHTLFITRRNFELILDNLLDGVMAHISNRRIFFFNHAAEKITGYKRENILGKDCHDVFPGRFCGGDCEFCHGTLKKKGIKKKEINFLRQDGNELKLNMSIMPLSDPEGKGVGALLSFKDETELYALKTRLKHHHSLGRLIGKDPKTLELFEHIREVSSVCVPVLIEGESGTGKELVANAIHELGPRAGKPFVAVNCGALPEDILESELFGHVKGAFSGAIQSRKGRFELADKGTIFLDEIGELSLPMQVKLLRVLQEQKFERVGGEQTIQIDVRVISATNQNLREMVEKKKFRRDLFYRLCVIPIHIPPLRERRLDIPMLIEHFLELIAQELKRPVLTPANEILDILTVYQWPGNVRELRNAVEYMYVKCRSGLIHIEDIPPEISAYEEKQKQKTGPSLKKKEEILEALEKSEGNRTKAANILGVGRATLYRYLDLYKLQ; via the coding sequence ATGCCTCCACATATTCACTGGGATGTTCCTGATCCGAAAAATAATTTAAATAATTTAGCTACTATCGATCTACTAAAAAAAACAAGAGATAGTCTAAAAAAAGAAGTTGAGACACTTATTAATTCAAAAATTCTCCATACTCTGTTTATAACTCGTAGAAATTTTGAACTTATTCTTGATAATCTTTTAGACGGTGTAATGGCTCATATTTCAAATAGAAGAATTTTTTTCTTTAATCACGCCGCTGAAAAAATAACGGGTTATAAGAGGGAAAATATTTTAGGAAAAGATTGTCATGATGTTTTTCCTGGAAGATTCTGCGGAGGTGATTGCGAATTTTGTCATGGAACCCTTAAAAAGAAAGGTATCAAAAAAAAAGAAATTAATTTTTTGAGACAAGACGGCAATGAATTAAAGCTAAATATGTCTATTATGCCCTTATCTGATCCCGAAGGAAAAGGAGTTGGCGCACTTCTTTCTTTTAAAGATGAAACTGAACTTTATGCCTTAAAAACAAGACTTAAACATCATCATTCCCTTGGAAGGCTTATTGGAAAAGATCCAAAAACCCTTGAACTTTTTGAACATATAAGAGAAGTAAGCTCAGTGTGTGTTCCAGTTTTGATTGAAGGAGAAAGTGGAACAGGAAAAGAGCTTGTTGCTAATGCAATTCATGAACTTGGACCAAGGGCAGGAAAACCTTTTGTGGCTGTTAATTGCGGTGCTTTGCCTGAAGATATTCTCGAAAGCGAGCTATTTGGCCATGTAAAAGGAGCATTTTCAGGAGCTATACAAAGCAGAAAGGGTCGTTTTGAATTAGCTGATAAAGGCACTATTTTTCTCGACGAAATCGGAGAACTTTCTTTACCCATGCAGGTAAAGTTATTAAGAGTTCTACAAGAACAAAAATTTGAAAGGGTTGGAGGGGAACAAACTATACAAATAGATGTTAGAGTAATCAGCGCTACTAACCAAAATTTAAGGGAAATGGTTGAAAAAAAGAAATTCAGAAGAGATTTATTTTATCGACTTTGCGTAATTCCTATACATATTCCTCCTTTAAGGGAAAGACGTCTTGATATTCCAATGTTGATTGAACATTTTCTTGAATTAATCGCTCAAGAATTAAAACGCCCTGTTTTAACCCCTGCAAATGAAATATTAGATATATTGACTGTTTATCAATGGCCAGGCAATGTTCGAGAACTTCGTAATGCTGTTGAATATATGTATGTAAAATGCCGAAGCGGCTTGATTCATATTGAAGATATCCCCCCAGAAATTTCTGCTTATGAAGAAAAACAAAAACAAAAAACAGGTCCTTCCCTAAAGAAAAAAGAAGAAATCCTTGAAGCTTTGGAAAAATCAGAAGGGAACCGCACAAAAGCCGCGAATATTCTTGGAGTAGGACGAGCTACATTATATAGATATTTAGATTTATATAAACTTCAATAA
- a CDS encoding PAS domain S-box protein codes for MQNIMINLNKWIETHFFNKIPMVVAVINREFNIVKANDAFEKMFGTWRNKKCFSVYKDRESMCPSCKGAEAFNDGIPRVTEEIGYNKNGKIIYYIQHTTPIFDEKGNIPFLVEMTIDTTELKQIRKEHHLLFEQVPCNILLIDKNLRVVKANKKVTQSFGRTEGNYCYEAFKGKSEKCEECPAQESFNDGKMHTGFSTVKDKNGEIIHFHVTTLPLKLTGNSFDWVMEMAVDITQLKQLEKEKIEAERLATVGETVAGLAHGIKNLLTGLEGGMYMLNTGITKGKIDRVQKGLEMLDRNVTRISMFVKEFLSFSKGREINVQNDNPEKIAKEVVDLYSQRAEELGIELKYEFLGEISPAPMDYEGIHECLTNLIGNAIDACRLSDKQGKYHVNLKVYEKDSIIYYEVIDDGCGMDYEVKKKVFTTFFTTKGLGGTGLGLLTTKKIIQEHGGKIEMESEEGKGTIFRIILPRDHLPEVKQKNG; via the coding sequence ATGCAAAACATTATGATTAATCTTAATAAATGGATAGAAACGCATTTTTTTAATAAAATTCCGATGGTAGTTGCAGTAATAAATAGAGAATTCAATATAGTTAAAGCAAATGATGCTTTTGAAAAAATGTTCGGAACATGGAGAAATAAAAAATGCTTCTCTGTTTACAAAGATAGAGAATCCATGTGTCCATCATGCAAAGGTGCTGAAGCTTTTAATGATGGAATCCCTAGAGTAACAGAAGAAATTGGATATAATAAAAATGGAAAAATTATTTATTATATTCAGCATACAACACCAATATTTGACGAAAAAGGCAACATACCTTTTCTAGTTGAAATGACTATTGATACAACAGAATTAAAACAAATTAGAAAAGAACATCATCTTCTTTTTGAACAAGTCCCATGCAATATTCTATTAATTGACAAAAATTTACGGGTAGTAAAAGCAAATAAAAAAGTTACACAGTCTTTTGGAAGGACTGAAGGTAATTACTGTTATGAAGCATTCAAAGGAAAATCGGAAAAATGTGAAGAATGTCCGGCTCAAGAATCTTTTAATGACGGCAAAATGCATACAGGCTTTTCCACAGTAAAAGACAAAAATGGAGAAATTATTCACTTCCATGTAACAACGCTTCCATTAAAATTAACTGGAAACAGCTTTGACTGGGTCATGGAAATGGCTGTAGATATAACTCAGTTAAAACAGCTTGAAAAAGAAAAAATAGAAGCTGAACGGCTTGCAACAGTTGGAGAAACAGTTGCTGGCTTAGCCCATGGAATAAAAAACCTTCTAACAGGCCTTGAAGGTGGAATGTACATGCTAAATACAGGTATTACAAAAGGAAAAATAGATAGAGTTCAAAAAGGTTTAGAAATGCTTGACAGAAATGTAACTCGAATTTCTATGTTTGTTAAAGAATTTTTAAGCTTTTCAAAAGGAAGAGAAATTAATGTACAAAATGATAACCCTGAGAAAATAGCTAAAGAAGTTGTTGACTTGTATTCCCAGAGAGCAGAAGAACTTGGAATTGAGCTTAAATATGAGTTCTTAGGAGAAATAAGCCCTGCACCAATGGATTATGAAGGTATTCATGAATGTCTTACAAATCTTATTGGAAATGCGATTGATGCATGCCGTTTAAGTGATAAACAAGGCAAATACCATGTAAACCTAAAAGTATATGAAAAAGATAGTATTATTTATTATGAAGTGATTGACGATGGCTGCGGAATGGATTATGAAGTAAAGAAAAAAGTTTTTACAACTTTTTTTACAACAAAAGGACTTGGAGGAACGGGACTCGGCCTTTTAACAACAAAAAAGATTATTCAAGAACATGGTGGTAAAATTGAAATGGAATCAGAAGAAGGAAAAGGCACGATTTTTCGCATAATTTTACCAAGAGATCATCTACCTGAAGTCAAGCAAAAAAATGGATAA
- a CDS encoding CoA pyrophosphatase, with protein sequence MLTFNGVSDTIRTVDFPYFPIIGDPKKKASVFLLVFNESEPKILCILKSENKNYAWSNQVALPGGHIDDEDSSPLDAAFRELKEEVNISMENVEYISSMGHFETINRTDIEAFVGIWNGIGEIQFDKNEISKIITPSLKDLAKIHINNNFYKRNPSIYELIYNLEGVSIWGVTARILHSFIEVILLDK encoded by the coding sequence ATGCTAACTTTTAATGGAGTATCAGATACTATTAGAACGGTTGATTTCCCTTATTTTCCGATAATAGGAGATCCTAAAAAAAAAGCTTCCGTTTTTTTACTTGTTTTTAATGAATCAGAACCTAAAATTCTTTGCATTCTTAAATCTGAAAATAAAAATTATGCTTGGAGTAATCAAGTCGCTCTTCCAGGAGGCCATATTGATGATGAAGATTCAAGCCCTTTAGATGCGGCATTCCGCGAACTTAAAGAAGAAGTAAATATTTCAATGGAAAATGTTGAATATATTTCTTCGATGGGACATTTCGAAACAATCAATAGAACTGATATTGAAGCATTTGTAGGTATATGGAATGGAATTGGTGAGATTCAGTTTGATAAAAATGAAATATCAAAAATTATTACACCGTCTTTAAAAGATTTAGCTAAAATTCATATTAACAATAATTTTTATAAGCGAAACCCAAGCATTTATGAACTTATATATAACTTAGAAGGAGTCAGCATTTGGGGAGTAACGGCTCGTATTCTTCATTCATTTATAGAAGTCATATTGTTGGATAAATAA
- a CDS encoding zinc metalloprotease HtpX: MNNQIKTVILMSIMTIFIIIIGGLLGGQVGMIFAFIFACGMNFVSYWYSDKIVLKMYNAQLITPGQEPELYNSVEELTRRAGIPVPKIYIIPTEDLNAFATGRNPEHAVVAVTMGLLRNMNKEEVMGVLAHEIAHIKNRDILIGTIAASMAGAIMMIANMAKWSAIFGIGRNRDDEGGLGVFGTIVLSIIAPMAAVLIQMAISRSREYLADSTGASFMGSGESLAKALETLEHRPQRISMEVNPATAHMFIVNPLSGKNLMALFSTHPPIEDRIRRLRGGSPNDYGQRRNTWDNLS; the protein is encoded by the coding sequence ATGAATAATCAGATTAAAACAGTTATATTAATGTCTATAATGACAATATTTATAATTATCATTGGAGGGCTTTTAGGAGGCCAAGTAGGTATGATATTCGCGTTTATATTTGCTTGCGGTATGAATTTTGTCAGCTATTGGTATTCAGATAAAATTGTTCTTAAAATGTATAATGCTCAGCTTATAACCCCAGGACAAGAGCCAGAATTGTATAATTCAGTAGAAGAACTAACACGAAGAGCTGGAATTCCTGTTCCGAAAATATATATTATTCCTACTGAAGATCTTAATGCCTTTGCAACCGGAAGAAATCCTGAACATGCTGTAGTAGCAGTTACAATGGGACTTTTAAGAAATATGAACAAAGAAGAAGTTATGGGTGTATTAGCTCATGAAATAGCTCATATAAAAAACAGAGACATATTAATCGGAACAATTGCAGCATCTATGGCTGGTGCAATAATGATGATAGCAAATATGGCAAAGTGGTCAGCTATATTTGGTATAGGCAGAAACAGAGATGATGAAGGAGGTTTAGGCGTATTTGGTACGATCGTATTGTCCATAATTGCACCTATGGCCGCAGTATTAATTCAAATGGCTATATCACGATCAAGAGAATATCTTGCCGATTCAACGGGCGCAAGTTTTATGGGCAGCGGAGAATCCCTTGCAAAAGCTCTTGAAACACTCGAACATCGTCCCCAAAGGATATCAATGGAAGTAAACCCTGCTACAGCTCACATGTTTATAGTAAATCCTTTATCTGGAAAAAATCTTATGGCCTTATTTTCAACTCATCCGCCTATTGAAGACAGAATTAGACGATTAAGAGGAGGTTCTCCAAATGATTATGGGCAAAGAAGAAATACATGGGATAATCTTTCGTAA
- a CDS encoding 4Fe-4S binding protein has product MSDELYKKLAKHLNTLPGGFPPTETGIEIRILKRLFTPEEAELASNLTMMVEPTASIAKRIGRNEAELTGILEQMAQKGLIVRSTKGGQNQYMAAQFVVGIWEYQVNRLTEGLIKDFNEYLPYLMKTQFESKTKQLRVIPISKSVNADIKIMPYEEAEKIIESQSKIVVADCICRKEHKMVGKGCDSPLRSCLSFGSGAYYYEANGLGNEITKEEALNILKKGIEAGLVLQPGNSKKPLNICMCCGCCCQVLVNLKKMENAAELSCSNWYAVVDENECVACGICEQRCPMDAITIEDTAQVNLTRCIGCGVCAGSCEANAIRLKEKDQSKITVPPENIAETYFNIAKERGMI; this is encoded by the coding sequence ATGAGCGATGAGCTTTATAAAAAATTAGCTAAACATTTGAATACACTTCCTGGAGGATTTCCTCCAACTGAAACAGGCATTGAAATTAGAATTTTAAAAAGATTATTTACTCCTGAAGAAGCGGAATTAGCTTCAAATTTAACAATGATGGTAGAACCTACAGCATCAATTGCAAAACGAATTGGGCGCAACGAAGCAGAATTGACAGGAATATTAGAGCAAATGGCTCAAAAAGGCCTGATTGTTCGTTCTACAAAGGGAGGACAAAATCAATATATGGCTGCCCAGTTTGTAGTTGGAATTTGGGAATATCAGGTCAACCGTTTAACCGAAGGCTTAATTAAAGATTTCAATGAATATTTACCATATTTGATGAAAACCCAATTTGAATCCAAAACTAAGCAACTTAGGGTTATTCCTATATCCAAGTCTGTCAATGCGGATATTAAAATAATGCCCTATGAAGAAGCTGAAAAAATTATTGAATCCCAATCAAAAATTGTTGTTGCCGATTGTATCTGCCGAAAAGAACATAAAATGGTAGGAAAAGGATGCGATAGTCCCTTGAGATCTTGTTTATCTTTTGGGAGCGGAGCGTATTATTATGAAGCAAATGGACTTGGAAATGAAATAACTAAAGAAGAAGCTTTAAATATTCTTAAAAAAGGAATAGAAGCCGGATTGGTTCTACAACCTGGTAATTCAAAAAAACCTTTAAATATTTGCATGTGCTGCGGCTGCTGTTGTCAAGTTCTTGTAAATCTTAAAAAAATGGAAAACGCTGCTGAACTATCTTGCTCTAATTGGTATGCGGTAGTAGACGAAAATGAATGCGTAGCTTGCGGAATTTGCGAACAAAGATGTCCTATGGATGCAATTACCATAGAAGACACAGCTCAAGTTAATCTTACACGATGTATCGGGTGCGGAGTATGTGCAGGATCATGTGAAGCTAACGCTATTCGTCTAAAAGAAAAAGATCAATCAAAGATAACTGTTCCACCTGAAAATATAGCTGAGACATATTTCAATATTGCTAAAGAAAGAGGAATGATATAA
- a CDS encoding transporter substrate-binding domain-containing protein, with protein sequence MKNLLFFVVFLSFFLLIKIEIVDGKEIFISGTEWEPYTGEHLLNKGFLAEITVEAFKKVGYDVTVKLIPWIRAIEETKIGKFHALIGASYTEDRTNYFAYPKYAWENYMHIFTQNDKDMTYTTLEKLCPGKVGLLRGSYLVERIRKNVNCLKIEEANTVLSNIEKLIAKRINYMIDSKDSVYFYINTDLKEKKNMVKIIYPPLELDKVYTVISKNIPNYETILNDYEKGIELIKQDGTYQKILEKHGY encoded by the coding sequence ATGAAAAATTTATTATTTTTTGTAGTTTTTTTATCTTTTTTTTTATTGATTAAAATAGAAATAGTTGATGGAAAAGAAATTTTTATTAGTGGAACTGAGTGGGAGCCTTATACTGGCGAGCATTTATTAAACAAAGGTTTTTTGGCAGAAATTACTGTGGAAGCATTTAAAAAAGTTGGTTACGATGTAACTGTTAAGCTTATACCATGGATAAGAGCTATCGAAGAAACAAAAATTGGCAAATTCCATGCTTTAATAGGAGCGTCATACACAGAAGATAGAACTAATTATTTTGCTTATCCAAAATATGCATGGGAGAATTATATGCATATTTTCACTCAAAATGATAAAGATATGACCTACACGACTTTAGAAAAATTATGCCCAGGCAAAGTAGGCTTGCTTCGAGGCTCATATTTAGTCGAACGCATAAGAAAAAATGTTAACTGTCTAAAAATTGAGGAAGCAAATACTGTATTATCAAATATTGAAAAATTAATTGCAAAAAGAATAAATTATATGATTGATTCTAAAGATTCAGTGTATTTTTATATTAATACAGATTTAAAAGAAAAAAAAAATATGGTCAAAATTATCTATCCACCTTTAGAATTAGACAAAGTTTATACGGTAATATCAAAAAATATACCAAACTATGAAACTATCTTAAATGATTATGAGAAAGGGATCGAATTAATAAAACAGGATGGCACTTATCAAAAAATATTGGAAAAGCATGGATATTAA